One window of the Acaryochloris sp. CCMEE 5410 genome contains the following:
- a CDS encoding LysR family transcriptional regulator codes for MSALISFIEVAERGSFTEAALALNLSQPTVSQQIQRLERIVGVKLLNRGSNKVYLSKAGEAFIEYCQSGLQNVETGVFAALKAAQTSVNKVSLGLTSVNAEHCLSVVLRNFHDFNPNINLQIFEYPLDELIHGLQNQKIDLAWMSSPLPIETLHTEVLYEEPLSLVCSSVHELAQVANFTWDDICQYPIVLPRQDSNYGIRSVVEELFRINKHSIKTVVEFSGAQSLRLILLANFGVAILPGSQVASNLQNNDLVVKAIPGIPLVHEVVIATNPKYSLSPEAKSLLETIRASVQLSNYQLMIKGM; via the coding sequence ATGTCGGCCCTCATTTCTTTCATTGAAGTTGCTGAGAGAGGCAGTTTTACTGAGGCCGCATTAGCCTTGAATTTATCTCAACCCACTGTAAGCCAACAAATACAGAGACTTGAGCGTATTGTTGGGGTTAAGTTACTTAATCGTGGTTCAAATAAAGTTTATTTAAGTAAAGCGGGTGAGGCTTTTATTGAGTATTGCCAGTCGGGTTTGCAAAATGTTGAAACAGGCGTATTTGCAGCTCTTAAGGCAGCTCAAACCTCTGTAAATAAAGTAAGTTTAGGGTTAACTAGTGTTAATGCTGAACACTGTTTGTCGGTTGTATTGAGAAACTTCCATGATTTCAATCCTAATATCAACCTGCAAATCTTTGAGTATCCACTGGATGAACTTATTCATGGCTTGCAAAATCAGAAGATTGATTTAGCTTGGATGTCTTCACCTTTACCCATCGAAACGCTTCATACTGAAGTTTTGTATGAAGAGCCTCTGAGTTTAGTATGTTCTTCTGTTCATGAATTGGCTCAAGTCGCTAATTTTACATGGGACGATATTTGCCAGTATCCTATTGTTCTGCCTCGGCAAGACTCTAATTACGGAATACGTTCTGTTGTGGAAGAGTTATTTCGAATTAACAAGCACAGTATCAAGACAGTTGTTGAATTTAGTGGTGCCCAATCCTTACGATTAATCTTACTAGCCAACTTTGGAGTTGCTATTTTACCCGGTTCTCAGGTTGCCTCCAACCTTCAAAATAATGATCTAGTCGTTAAAGCTATCCCTGGAATTCCTCTTGTACATGAAGTTGTCATTGCTACTAACCCGAAATATTCCCTTAGCCCTGAAGCCAAGTCTTTATTAGAAACGATACGAGCATCAGTTCAGTTATCAAACTATCAGCTAATGATCAAAGGGATGTGA
- a CDS encoding S-layer homology domain-containing protein, whose amino-acid sequence MFKRHFLGLGSAGVSIGFLWLNPGIALAAPGCESAQPLTLASIGSPSNPALPPCILAKRPFSDTRNHWAEPFISALVKRKIVSGFPGNRFKPDAPVTRAEFAAMLAQTFDYRSPRQSPKSFPDVTISWQKQPIGKAYALGFMSGGPKGRFNPNQAITRLQALVALSSGLELTAPGNPVRELSQQFRDANQVPSWAVEKIAASTRRKIVSNYPSPQVLSPNRTATRGEVAAFIYQALVNARKAPQLAAKNVSRKYIVGYQGSATYDIKDLVPLHNQVRSEVGVGPITWSDDLAEYATEWANYLATKGGCKLTHRPFKGKWKQKFGENLFMGSFTAFNVTDAVKTWYTEKNKYDGKPLNRSNAVLASHYTQLVWGKTRKFGCAQVTCQKRLIVVCNYDPPGNHLGEKPF is encoded by the coding sequence ATGTTCAAACGTCACTTTTTGGGGTTGGGTAGTGCAGGAGTGAGCATAGGTTTTCTCTGGCTGAACCCAGGTATAGCTTTGGCTGCACCAGGTTGTGAATCGGCTCAACCACTTACTTTAGCCAGTATTGGATCACCATCGAATCCTGCTCTACCTCCATGTATTTTGGCTAAGAGACCGTTTTCTGACACCCGTAATCATTGGGCAGAACCTTTTATCTCAGCCTTAGTCAAACGAAAAATTGTCAGCGGTTTTCCAGGGAATAGATTTAAGCCTGATGCCCCGGTAACCAGGGCAGAGTTTGCAGCCATGCTTGCCCAGACCTTTGACTATCGCTCGCCCCGTCAATCTCCTAAATCCTTCCCCGATGTCACAATTTCTTGGCAGAAACAACCCATTGGCAAAGCCTACGCCCTAGGGTTTATGTCCGGTGGCCCCAAGGGACGTTTCAACCCAAACCAGGCGATTACGCGATTGCAGGCACTGGTTGCCCTTTCCTCGGGGTTAGAACTGACCGCTCCAGGCAATCCGGTTCGGGAATTAAGTCAACAGTTTAGAGATGCAAATCAAGTTCCCAGTTGGGCTGTTGAAAAGATTGCAGCCAGCACTCGCCGTAAAATCGTCAGTAACTACCCCAGTCCCCAAGTATTGTCTCCCAATCGCACGGCAACCCGAGGAGAAGTGGCCGCCTTTATCTACCAAGCATTAGTCAACGCCAGAAAAGCGCCCCAACTAGCCGCCAAAAATGTATCTCGCAAATATATCGTCGGTTATCAAGGCAGTGCTACCTACGATATTAAAGATTTGGTCCCCCTGCATAATCAAGTCCGTTCAGAGGTAGGGGTTGGCCCCATCACTTGGTCTGATGATTTAGCAGAATATGCCACTGAATGGGCCAATTACCTGGCCACAAAAGGGGGCTGTAAACTCACCCATCGCCCCTTTAAAGGAAAGTGGAAGCAGAAATTCGGCGAAAACTTATTTATGGGCAGTTTCACCGCTTTTAACGTGACCGATGCTGTCAAGACTTGGTACACGGAAAAGAATAAATATGACGGGAAGCCGCTCAACCGTTCAAATGCTGTCTTGGCTAGCCACTACACCCAACTTGTCTGGGGAAAGACCCGAAAATTCGGCTGTGCCCAGGTTACCTGTCAGAAAAGACTGATTGTGGTGTGCAATTATGATCCACCTGGTAATCATCTGGGGGAAAAGCCATTTTAG
- the urtE gene encoding urea ABC transporter ATP-binding subunit UrtE: protein MAVTRPLLDLVNVTAGYGQTPVLFDVDLSVGEGQIACLLGRNGVGKTTLLRSIIGLNNITSGGIFFNDVDISKAPTYKRARKGIAYIPQGREIIPYLTVLDNLKMGFSASGKKAKRIPAEIYDFFPMLKEHLQRQGGLLSGGQQQQLAIARGLMCNPKIMLLDEPTEGIQPSIVQEIEDTLRRINIEKGITIIVVEQKIEFARKLAQQFFIMEKGAIVEKGKTDKLTNSLLHRYLAV, encoded by the coding sequence ATGGCTGTCACTAGGCCATTATTAGATTTGGTCAATGTAACGGCTGGCTATGGCCAAACTCCAGTTTTGTTTGATGTTGACCTATCGGTTGGTGAAGGGCAGATCGCCTGTTTGTTAGGACGAAATGGTGTTGGGAAAACTACGCTATTGCGAAGCATTATCGGACTAAATAATATCACTAGCGGTGGGATTTTCTTCAATGATGTTGATATCTCTAAGGCCCCAACTTATAAACGAGCTAGAAAAGGAATTGCCTATATTCCTCAAGGTCGAGAAATTATTCCCTACTTGACCGTATTAGATAATTTGAAGATGGGCTTTAGCGCGAGCGGGAAGAAAGCAAAGCGTATTCCAGCCGAGATTTATGATTTTTTCCCAATGCTTAAAGAGCATTTGCAACGTCAAGGGGGACTATTAAGTGGAGGTCAACAGCAGCAACTTGCCATAGCACGTGGTTTAATGTGTAACCCTAAAATTATGTTGCTGGATGAGCCAACAGAAGGAATTCAGCCCTCTATTGTCCAAGAAATTGAAGATACTTTGAGACGTATCAATATTGAGAAAGGCATTACTATCATTGTTGTTGAGCAAAAAATTGAATTTGCTCGTAAACTTGCTCAGCAATTCTTCATCATGGAGAAGGGGGCTATCGTGGAAAAAGGTAAAACTGATAAACTCACAAATTCCTTATTGCATCGCTATTTGGCAGTATAA
- the urtC gene encoding urea ABC transporter permease subunit UrtC: MTNIVMGYKQTTFPKKLVVVSGISLLIFTILPFALNSFQLSLMSKLLLFGTLGVSLDLVWGFTGILSFAHGVFFTLGGYASAYYLKLNLSAASNTYGGELPDFMVWNGLEKLPWFIAPLKHFPVALVATFAVPALFAYIIGYFIFRSKVSGVYITIITLAISSALTTFFISQQAYTGGTNGITDVSSLRFFGVQVKPIGLYFLILAYAAFVIALSWFLTQSNFGLILRSINENEKRISFLGYDVAQFKIFIWTLSAAIAGVAGGLFVPLNRFISPVYLAVAFGTQVVIWVAIGGRGSLVGPLVAAILLGQVQNYAEKVTQDWQLVVGILLLVVVLFLPNGLMSLLPKQASMANLSKPKPLPISALTKNK; the protein is encoded by the coding sequence TTTACTATATTGCCCTTTGCTTTGAATAGCTTTCAGTTGTCTTTGATGTCTAAACTGTTGCTGTTTGGCACGCTAGGAGTTTCCCTAGACTTAGTTTGGGGATTTACAGGTATTCTAAGTTTTGCCCATGGGGTCTTTTTTACGTTGGGAGGCTATGCTTCTGCCTATTATCTCAAGCTGAATCTCTCGGCCGCTTCAAATACTTATGGTGGAGAATTGCCAGACTTTATGGTTTGGAATGGACTAGAAAAATTGCCTTGGTTTATTGCTCCTTTGAAGCATTTTCCTGTGGCTCTAGTTGCAACTTTCGCTGTTCCAGCATTATTTGCTTATATTATTGGCTATTTTATCTTTCGTTCTAAAGTGAGTGGGGTCTATATCACCATCATTACTTTAGCGATCTCATCTGCCTTAACCACTTTTTTCATTAGTCAACAGGCCTATACCGGTGGCACAAATGGGATTACCGATGTTAGCAGCCTTAGATTTTTTGGGGTTCAAGTTAAACCGATAGGACTATATTTTCTGATTTTGGCCTATGCGGCCTTTGTGATTGCTTTAAGTTGGTTCCTCACGCAATCTAATTTTGGTCTGATTTTACGTTCGATTAATGAGAATGAAAAACGGATATCTTTTTTGGGATATGATGTAGCGCAATTCAAGATTTTTATCTGGACCCTTTCAGCTGCGATCGCAGGTGTAGCGGGGGGGCTATTTGTCCCCCTCAATCGCTTCATTTCTCCAGTGTACTTAGCGGTTGCTTTTGGTACTCAAGTGGTTATCTGGGTGGCTATCGGCGGTCGAGGATCCTTAGTGGGGCCATTGGTTGCCGCGATTTTATTGGGACAAGTACAAAACTATGCTGAAAAAGTGACTCAGGATTGGCAACTTGTTGTTGGGATTTTGTTATTAGTTGTCGTCCTATTCCTTCCGAATGGATTGATGAGTCTGTTACCTAAGCAAGCTTCAATGGCAAATTTATCAAAGCCGAAGCCATTACCCATATCTGCATTGACGAAAAATAAATAG
- the urtD gene encoding urea ABC transporter ATP-binding protein UrtD — MDAVLSVEDLNVTFSGFKALSGVNLNVFDREIVTIIGPNGAGKSTLLDAIVSKSPVTSGHIRYQGKEITNKLPHEVARMGIGRKFQNPNVYNELTVFDNILLALKGTHGILTSITAKLTQTKKSKIHNALERTGLVDKAFEQVSSLSHGQKQWVEIAMVLAQDPSIVLLDEPTAGMTGDETYMTGEIIKSISKSHAVVVIEHDMEFVKQIAKRIVVLHQGQVLAEGSIESIQANPKVIEVYLGRETINSAA, encoded by the coding sequence ATGGATGCTGTTTTATCCGTTGAAGATTTAAATGTCACTTTTTCAGGATTTAAAGCCTTGAGTGGTGTGAACCTGAATGTATTCGATCGTGAAATTGTGACGATTATTGGCCCCAATGGCGCTGGGAAAAGTACATTGCTGGATGCCATTGTGAGTAAATCTCCTGTAACCTCGGGGCATATTCGGTATCAAGGAAAGGAGATTACCAATAAGCTTCCCCATGAAGTCGCTCGGATGGGAATTGGCCGGAAGTTTCAAAATCCGAATGTTTATAACGAATTAACCGTATTTGACAATATTCTCTTAGCTCTCAAGGGAACCCATGGGATTCTGACCTCCATCACAGCCAAATTAACTCAAACCAAAAAAAGCAAAATTCACAATGCTCTAGAACGAACCGGCTTAGTCGACAAAGCATTTGAACAGGTTTCTTCTCTATCCCATGGCCAAAAGCAATGGGTTGAAATTGCAATGGTTTTGGCTCAGGATCCATCCATCGTCTTACTGGATGAACCTACAGCTGGGATGACAGGAGACGAAACCTACATGACAGGAGAAATTATTAAAAGCATTTCCAAATCTCATGCAGTTGTGGTGATTGAGCATGATATGGAATTTGTGAAACAAATAGCCAAAAGAATCGTAGTGCTTCACCAAGGCCAGGTCTTGGCAGAAGGCTCTATCGAAAGTATTCAAGCTAACCCTAAAGTTATTGAGGTTTATCTCGGTCGTGAAACCATCAACTCTGCTGCGTAA